A stretch of Gemmatimonas aurantiaca T-27 DNA encodes these proteins:
- a CDS encoding DUF4388 domain-containing protein, which translates to MAIRGNLSEASLADVLQLLALGQKTGCLSIAREGSFGTIHFASGRIVHASLVNRRDRLGDRLVRLGVLAADDLTRVLATVASNDDRELAHALLALGTIARVTILAEYHTQVEEAVYHLFGWTHGTFTFEPDDHPIEETPLFSVGADSLLLEGARRVDEWALIQKKIPSLDLIFEVDGLLVAQREVPLSEAQERLLPLLNGTHDVSSLIERSGLGEFEVGKAIYGLLTAGYVQRVGRSAARRQPPPESRVAEYRNLGIAFYRTGLLFEAEREFRRVLELRDADGIARFHLGLVHTRREEWREAAEAFARAAEQPEAPAAVFHNLAFCTARLGDIGQAKRHLDEATRRAGAQPDPRIALTAAQFALTDGDMAEAEVQLARARAQWGARQPSAAWFHLAGLAAAIGGESARAQALLEEGLTAHPHAAPLHNNLAVVQERRGSYEAAARTAEHALLEDANSAHLHKNLGDYLYRGQRYDEAFDALTRVVRLAPNHGPDVYLKLGNVHYRRGALDDARAAWEQALALDPENRIVHANLAALPPRADVLDVDRDDILGDVAQVGAAV; encoded by the coding sequence ATGGCCATCCGTGGCAACTTGAGCGAGGCGAGCCTCGCTGACGTGCTGCAATTGCTGGCGCTGGGTCAGAAGACCGGCTGCCTGAGTATTGCGCGCGAAGGCAGCTTCGGCACCATCCACTTCGCGAGTGGGCGTATTGTGCACGCATCGCTCGTGAATCGTCGCGACCGTCTCGGGGATCGTCTCGTGCGACTCGGTGTGCTCGCGGCGGACGACCTCACGCGGGTGCTCGCCACGGTGGCGTCCAACGACGATCGCGAACTCGCGCATGCGCTGCTGGCGCTGGGTACGATCGCGCGCGTGACCATTCTGGCCGAGTACCATACGCAGGTCGAAGAAGCCGTGTATCACCTGTTCGGGTGGACCCATGGCACTTTCACCTTCGAGCCCGACGATCATCCCATCGAAGAAACGCCGCTGTTTTCAGTCGGTGCCGACTCGTTGTTGCTGGAAGGCGCGCGGCGTGTGGACGAATGGGCGCTGATTCAAAAGAAGATTCCAAGCCTCGATCTGATCTTCGAGGTGGACGGACTGTTGGTGGCACAGCGCGAGGTGCCGTTGAGCGAAGCGCAGGAGCGTCTCCTGCCCCTGCTGAATGGCACCCATGATGTGTCCAGCCTCATCGAACGCTCGGGGCTTGGTGAGTTCGAGGTCGGGAAGGCGATCTACGGCTTGCTCACCGCCGGCTATGTCCAGCGCGTCGGTCGTAGCGCGGCGCGGCGTCAGCCACCACCGGAGAGCCGCGTCGCGGAATACCGGAATCTTGGCATCGCGTTCTATCGCACCGGCCTGTTGTTCGAAGCGGAGCGCGAATTCCGTCGCGTGCTGGAATTGCGTGACGCCGATGGCATCGCCCGTTTCCATCTGGGTCTCGTGCACACGCGGCGCGAAGAGTGGCGCGAGGCCGCGGAGGCCTTTGCGCGGGCTGCCGAACAGCCCGAGGCGCCGGCTGCGGTGTTTCACAATCTCGCTTTTTGCACCGCGCGGCTGGGCGATATCGGACAGGCGAAGCGTCATCTCGACGAAGCGACCCGCCGCGCGGGCGCTCAGCCGGATCCGCGTATTGCCCTGACCGCAGCGCAGTTTGCGCTTACCGATGGGGACATGGCCGAGGCCGAGGTGCAGTTGGCGCGTGCACGTGCACAGTGGGGAGCCCGACAGCCATCGGCCGCGTGGTTCCATCTGGCTGGCCTCGCCGCCGCCATCGGCGGAGAGAGTGCGCGCGCCCAGGCCCTGCTCGAAGAAGGGTTGACTGCGCATCCGCATGCCGCGCCGCTGCACAATAACCTCGCCGTCGTGCAGGAGCGTCGTGGGAGCTACGAAGCGGCCGCGCGCACGGCGGAGCATGCGCTGCTCGAAGACGCCAATTCCGCGCACTTGCACAAGAATCTCGGGGACTACCTGTATCGGGGCCAACGCTACGACGAAGCGTTCGACGCGCTGACACGTGTCGTGCGTCTGGCACCGAATCATGGCCCCGATGTGTACCTCAAGCTGGGGAATGTGCACTACCGGCGCGGTGCACTCGACGACGCTCGGGCTGCCTGGGAGCAGGCGCTCGCGCTCGATCCCGAGAACCGGATTGTCCATGCCAACCTGGCTGCACTGCCACCGCGTGCAGACGTGTTGGATGTAGATCGTGACGACATACTGGGCGACGTCGCTCAGGTCGGAGCTGCCGTCTGA
- a CDS encoding chemotaxis protein CheD yields the protein MSQIAVGSADFAIGVGDLTLVTVGLGSCVAIVLHDAESRVGALAHVLLPHAAHTSGVHAAGKIASSAVPAMLQQMRAEGSTGEVQARLVGGASMFAPLLRQGAMSIGARNVQACRLACAHHGIPIVGEAVGGERGRSVRFEVRTGRLAIRTVLGPDLVL from the coding sequence ATGAGTCAGATTGCCGTGGGCTCTGCCGACTTTGCCATAGGCGTCGGCGATCTGACGCTGGTGACCGTGGGGCTCGGCTCCTGCGTCGCCATCGTGCTGCACGATGCCGAATCCCGCGTAGGGGCACTGGCGCACGTGCTGTTACCCCATGCGGCGCACACGAGTGGCGTGCACGCCGCTGGCAAGATCGCGTCGTCGGCGGTGCCGGCCATGTTGCAGCAGATGCGTGCGGAAGGGTCGACGGGAGAGGTGCAGGCGCGGCTGGTCGGCGGTGCGTCGATGTTCGCCCCCCTCTTGCGACAGGGCGCAATGAGTATCGGTGCGCGCAATGTGCAGGCGTGTCGGTTGGCCTGCGCCCATCACGGTATTCCGATCGTCGGAGAAGCCGTGGGCGGGGAACGTGGGCGCTCGGTGCGTTTCGAGGTGCGGACGGGTCGTCTGGCGATTCGCACCGTGCTGGGGCCTGACCTTGTCCTCTGA
- the cheB gene encoding chemotaxis-specific protein-glutamate methyltransferase CheB produces MSSDSLPVRRRVLVVDDSAFMRRLVSDVVVSSGEFDVIGTAKDGHDALRQIATLDPDLVTLDVDMPGLDGLAALDAIMQDMPRPVVMLSAGGSDGGVEATLRALERGAVEFVRKPSGAISLDLELVRDQLLEALRAAAVVTHAQLVSRTSHRQRESVDVFPRASTLGVRAADERLSHPPTAVVVMAASTGGPAALADVIPQLPPWRDVAVLVVQHMPAGFTASFAKRLSARSRLPVHEAVDGEPLRAGQVYVAPGGLHLRIVGTPAAPQLRLDETPPLWGVRPAADHLFLSTAHCFGAASVGVVMTGMGRDAAEGLQAIRLAGGLGLVQDSTTCVVPGMPEAARRMAGADAVVPLHELAAMITAHVATRRNRGAADPIPALSVPRP; encoded by the coding sequence TTGTCCTCTGACTCGCTTCCCGTGCGGCGCCGTGTGCTGGTGGTGGACGACAGCGCGTTCATGCGCCGATTGGTGTCGGATGTGGTGGTGTCGAGCGGAGAATTCGACGTCATCGGCACCGCGAAGGATGGACACGATGCGCTACGTCAGATCGCCACGCTCGATCCGGATCTTGTCACGCTCGATGTGGACATGCCCGGCCTCGATGGCCTCGCTGCGCTGGATGCCATCATGCAGGATATGCCACGGCCGGTGGTGATGCTGAGCGCCGGGGGCAGCGATGGCGGTGTGGAAGCCACGCTGCGTGCTCTCGAGCGGGGGGCGGTGGAGTTCGTGCGCAAGCCATCGGGGGCCATCAGTCTCGACCTCGAATTGGTGCGCGATCAATTGCTCGAGGCCCTGCGCGCTGCGGCGGTCGTGACGCATGCGCAACTGGTCTCCCGTACCTCCCACCGGCAGCGCGAATCCGTCGATGTGTTTCCCCGGGCTTCCACGTTGGGGGTGCGTGCAGCGGACGAACGATTGTCACATCCACCCACCGCTGTCGTAGTGATGGCTGCCTCCACCGGCGGGCCGGCGGCGCTGGCCGATGTCATTCCGCAGTTGCCGCCCTGGAGAGATGTCGCGGTGCTCGTGGTGCAACACATGCCTGCGGGATTCACGGCCAGTTTTGCCAAGCGTCTGAGTGCGCGTTCCCGATTGCCGGTGCATGAAGCGGTGGACGGTGAGCCGTTGCGCGCCGGGCAGGTGTATGTGGCGCCCGGTGGTCTGCATCTGCGTATCGTCGGCACACCCGCGGCGCCTCAGTTGCGCCTCGATGAAACGCCTCCGTTGTGGGGAGTCCGTCCTGCGGCCGACCATCTGTTCCTCAGTACCGCACACTGCTTTGGCGCCGCCAGCGTAGGGGTGGTGATGACGGGCATGGGACGTGATGCTGCCGAAGGTCTGCAGGCAATTCGCCTGGCTGGCGGACTGGGGCTGGTGCAGGACAGCACTACCTGTGTGGTCCCCGGTATGCCGGAGGCGGCGCGTCGGATGGCGGGAGCGGACGCTGTGGTGCCGTTGCACGAGCTCGCGGCCATGATCACCGCGCATGTCGCCACGCGGCGAAACCGTGGCGCCGCCGACCCGATACCGGCGCTGTCCGTGCCGCGCCCATGA